The DNA segment GTATTTTCTCTTGTGGTGTACCTTAGGTCCCCTTGTAAGAATGGTGGCTTATGTGAGGATCTAGGTGGATTTGCACCTGAGCTAACTTGTCGATGCCTAGTCGGCTTTACAGGCCCTCGCTGTGAGACCAACATGGACGACTGCCTAATGCGCCCTTGTGCGAATGGTGCTACTTGTGTGGATGGGGTAAACCGCTTTTCGTGCCTGTGCCCTGCTGGGTTCACAGGCCGTTTCTGCACAGTCAACCTTGATGACTGTGCCAGTCGACCATGCCTCAATGGAGGCCGGTGTATAGACCGCGTCACCAACTTTCACTGCCTGTGTCCTGCTGGATACACAGGTCGAACTTGTGAGATTCCATTGCCGGACAAGGGACTCCAAACCCAAGCACCACACAAGGACTCTTTTGGctggggaggaggaggattCCCCGAAATCTCCAAACTACCCCACATTACTCCGAATAAGccacacacctacaccacagGAAACTACTCTCATGGGGTTACAACCAGTGGAGATAAAGGCCATCTGTTGAAAATTTCTGTAAAGGAGGTAGTGACTCAGAGTGCAGCAGCAGGACTCTCAgaggaacactttttaatccTGCTAGTATTAGGAGGCCTGACTCTGGCTGTGGTGGCACTTACAGCTGGCCTGGTGCTACGAGGACACTGGCAGAATATCTGTGTCTGCAGTCACTGTAGAGCACCGACCTCCAAACAACATTCATTCCAGCGATGCCGCATGCAGCAGCGCCACTTAGCTGCCACTCAGCAGGACTGCAAGATCAGCTTCCTACACTCAGCTGATCCACCTGAGCTGGAGAAGAAGAGACTAAACACAGAGGTCATATGAAGATATTGGGGAAAATACTTGAGTGCTCATAATAAAGATAGGTCATGTTTAATGAAAAACAGTCTGTTTATGACCGTAATAGCCCGGTCACATCAGCTGTTGTTCATGAAGAAAAGTGGCCCATTAAAGTGCAGGTAAACTGAAAGAATAAGAAACAGCTCTTGAGGGAGTGTCAGTGAAAAGCACTCCACAGAATAAAAGAGCACTTCACTAACCACCATGGACTAATGAATGCCATGATGGAGCATACAGCACTGAAGAAGCATTAATACAAAAACGTGTAGAAAGGACTAAAGGAATGTTTCATTACCACACAGTCTTCAGAAGGACCGCAATGAAGAAACGTACTGTACTATTCCtgttttatacaaaaaaaaccttttttttccataCGACATAAACGAAAACATGTTGCTCTTAAACCTTAGGGTGTTTTGGTCCGTGTCAGTGCCCCGAGTGGTCACGGATTGATGActcagcattttttttgtgcACATGTGAACACATCAGATGAACTCAGGTTCCTCTAAAGTGACCCACAAGCAaagtatacactatatacagttTGTGGTTCATTTTGTGGTCCACTTGATTTGTTCAACAAAGTGGTCTCAATTTGCTTCATATTTTGGCTTTTGGTCAAATCTGCCTCAAAAAAATTTCATATGCTACAGCGGAATAGTAAAGAAGTATACAGGAGTGATTAGTGTAGACTCACAGTCTTCAACTGTAGAAGTTGTCAATGTGGAGACAATTGCCttgtaaataataattgaatatttgtgttttttatatgtgtataatgtgattTTTGTACAAATGTTAGAAAATGTATTATGGGTCCAAGCACACTGTGCTGGAGCCTTGTTACTTTTGTTCTGTGATGGGGAGAAGACAGAAAGGTGCATCACCCCACTATTCAGGCAAATAAGGGGACCTTGATCAGTCTCATAGTGGTCCTATAGCACAcagattttttaattatttttttactcttcCCAAATAATCTGACTGCAAGACAGTTCCACTCTGTtgaattttaaatgaatttgcATAATATGCTAAACTTAACATTGCACCTCTAGACCTCTAGCATTTCCAAACAATATATCCACCACATGCCAGTTAATCCTTCCAGAATGGAGCTTAGAGGTTGGTGAATAACTCATGAAGACTTGGATGGATTCTCATTAAACTTGAAGGTCTACATCAAATCATTTTATGGGTCAACCAgggttattattatattcaaatAACTGCTTCTCAGCAGTTGCTTCTCAGTATGTTGACGATTTGCATGCTAAATCTTTTGCATGCTGCAAGGTAGTCAAGGATTATGTTAGGTGAAAttcaaaaaacatgacagtggTCAGTCAAATTCAAAATTCAGCTGGCTTTTAACAGGCTTACCATTGGTCATGCTATAAGTAATGTCTTCAGATTTCAGAGACACCAACAGACAAAATGCTGAATTTCTATTTCTACTTTTATTTGCAAcctgtattatatattttatatatttataattatattctcAATAATATCATTCtcaatatgtaaaaaaaatcaatcaatatcTAGTTAATTTTGTTCAGATGACATGCATTAAACCGAACAAAAAATAATTGGATTTTCACAGTGTTAGACTTTGCGGCAAAGACCACAGAAAATAAAGGCCatatccatatgcagatctttttATTTGGAGCACAGCCTGAGGGTGCCCAAATTGTTTTGCCATTTGACCACAATGTGGTCCTAAAACGTATATATAACTAAAAATAACTTCATGAAGCATTTGCCTATCCTTAATTGTCCGTAACATGGATGCATTGTATGCTAAAGTTCCCTTGTCTCCTTGTTGGATTATCTGCCATTCTGAATAGGAACAAAGTCAATCTTTTAATTGTTCTGCATATAAATTTTCATGACACATAGCTTGATTTCTTATGATGTAATCTATAAGACAACCACAATGACAACAAACAGGAAATCAGGACATTTCTTGTATGCTCTGACAACAAAATTTGTCTTTTTCTTGAGAGGGTTACATTTGACAGTTAAGCAGTGCTTCAAGTAAAGAAGTGAGATCATATCTCATGAACAATATCCTGTACCAAATTGTAATACCTGTCTTTGGCACTATTCCAGCTGCCCACAATATTGAGAGTCATTTGGCCTTACAGGAAGAGTGAGTCTATATCTCTGCAACACTTTTGTGTATTGACGCTGAACCTGAGACCGAACACTACATATCAGACATGTTCCATGATGTGCAGATAGATCAATAGGGGCCATTATGACAATAAATGCAATGTTGGTCTTGCTTGGGAAATAATACTTGGACCCTAGTAACCAACACTTgcagttatatttttattatcttaGTAAGCATGATACCCAACATTGCATCTCTTCAGATAAAATCAATTTGACAATACGTTCAGTTCATTCACTGATGTACAGCAGTATAGGATCAACAGtattttctaaatataaatataatttatttctgtaaattaTTGGTGTAATGTGTACTTGAGTATTTCAATGTGTATTTTTGATACTAAATAGACACTGAGTTGTAGTAGGATTGTTGAGAATAATGAAATTCTCCTGTAAAATATTCTAAGGACACTCTTAATGTCATGCCACAACATACATCATTTGCTTCTGACTAAACTAATGGCATCATAATTCATGACACTTACAGGTAAAGAAGACATGTTTTTGTAATCCTCAGTGTTTGTGATCAGACagaaatgtgatttatttaatataagcTCACTGGTTCCTTTTTCATGACACAAAAGCAATAACCAtggtcttcttttttttgttgccatGTTTATGGTAACAACAAAGTGATGGATTAAATGTTGAAGGTGCTTAAATAGAGTGACTTttcttattaattaaaattctaCACCTCTTTAGCACATGAAACCTGCACACATGGCACATACACATTTTAAGCATTACATGCAAATAGAAAAACCCTATGCTTTCAGGTAAAAAAATagcaatataacacacactaagttACTACATAGCATGTAATAATAGTACAGTATTCTCCAATAACTTATATTAATGTGCAGATTTACAATCACTGCCACTTTCCACCGTCAAAATGCTCAGCAAGCTGTAAGGAaagtcatggaaaaaaaaaaaacccatcttacCAAATGGAGCATGTCTACTGTCCCTGCATGTAGTCTTCTTTCACCGTCACCATTTCTGTAACTCCAAAGCTTTAGATTTTATTCTGATCACATCTTTGCAAGGAATGAAGTGTGGTCTGGTCCCACCCTGATACTATATATCTGGCACAGGAAGTAAGGAACGAGCCCAGGAATAAAATGAAACTGGAGCCAACACTTCCTGCTGATAGAACTGTATCACTCACACAGTAGAGAATAGAGAGCAGCCTTCCCACTCTAACACTCCCAGTGCTATTAGAGAGGATATACTGTCCACAGCACAAGCTATAAGCATTGCTCAAATACATCTATAATCATATTCATTAGTATGTAGTTTCAAGAGATATCCATAAATTGATTTTTGCCATATTATAGAAGGTACATCAGCGATAGATGCAAGTTTTGAACCATAGAAATGTAGACTTACAAACATAGTCTGTGATTAAATGCAAGACTACAGAAGTATGCTTCAATAATTAATCTTCTTAATCATTCTTAAAATATAAGAATGAGTCTACAAAATCCATAGTTTGATTACAAGCAAAATTTTATGTGCAGTTTTTCTGAGATTTTCTAACTTATAATTTGTTTATCCGCTTGGACCACTGAGAAAAACAACGTCTATTTAAATTCAGTCACTGAAGAAGCATGATTCCGATAAAGTCTGCtgggattattattatcacatgTAAAATAGCTGTGAAATATGATCTAATAACTCCACTATGTACGTAAGGCACACAGTTATTTTCATCACTGATtatctaataataatttgtcaATATAACAGGTGTCTTGCTTAACATATAGCTCAAACAATGGGCTACTCTTCTTCAGGTTTATAGATGGTTTATTGGTACAGGTATTAGGGTACCTGCTAGGTTACTGCATCTCTAGTATAttcgtttttttcttcttgaccCTCTATTTAGGTGTTTCAAGAATAGGAACCAGATATTTAGTCAATCTTTCAGTCAGCATGTGAGCAAGACCAGCTCAGAGGCACAGCAGAAAGTAATAGTGGGAAAAGTTGATAACTGGATAGATCTACAGGAAGAGGATAAAATAACCATACCACTACAGAAAATTAATCTTGACCTTAAACGGACTGAATCACAATAAGCACAGCTACTGTATATGAAGTCAAAGCTAAACCTTTGAAAATACGAAGAAAATCTGCATCATGAGCTTCACATAGCTGGACTTCATGGCAGGGCTGCTATTGGGAATTCTGTGGTATCAAATGCCAGTGCAAAAACAGACACAATTTGCAGTAGTGAATACAAATCCTGAATCCCTGAGTGACAGAAAAAAAGCACTGTGATCTATTCTACATGGATGTATATTTGGAAgaaatacaccaacacctgGTGCTCAGTGTTAAGTAGCAGCCATCTTGTGGAAATTACTGGGTCCAAAGATTGCCTTAAATCTCCAGTcttttaacaacaaaacaatatgACACAATTGTATAAAATTGATAAACCCTATGGGAACTCATATCCCAAGATGATTATGCCCCCATTCTTACTCCTAATATTATTCAGTAGTGTTTTGATGAATACCAGGACGATGGTCTCTTTAATCACTAGATTTAATCATCATGGGGCGTTCGAGATCAGAGACTATGTGAAGTAGCTATGCACTTCCTTCATCCATCAAAGACCTGGAGGATTTTCTTCTTGAAGAATGGTTCAACACAAGCCATTCTCCTCTATCTATGACAGAATTACAAGGAGGAATAAAACTGTTCTGGGCCAAGAATTCTACTTATTAGGTCCTCGATATTAATATTGTTGCATATTACTGCCATTTTGTTCATTGTAGGAGAAAATTCCTAGTGCTTAACATCTATCTAATACACATTTTCAGACTATAACTGCAATTTAGCAACAGTCTTGACCTTGGGATTGCAACAGCAGTATTGATTGAAACAAAGTATGAATCAACAGCCAATGAATAATTAGCATGCACAGCTTACAATGTGTGCATGTACCACCTGCATTATCAGCATTTGTTCAAAAAGAGAGCTCTGGGAGGGAGGGGGACTCACACTTTCTCATTTTCCATTGAACTATGTGGCCCATTATTTCTCTTGCATAACAGAAATTCTTCATAACCCTTTTGCTTACTGTTTCCATCACACCATCCCCTGTATTTGGTCTCCTAAAAAGCAACCATAACCTTTCTGCACTGTGGAAGTAGGTTCTTGTGTcaccattttctctctctctcatctatcCAGTTAACTATAAAGCCCAGAATCCAAGAACATCTCTAACATCGTAGGCAATTGTCTTGTGCACTCTGTGATCTGGGGGAATGGTCATGAATGCCATGACAAATATTTTTTGTAACATATTTCACTCTGATGCCATGTTAGACAGTACTGCAGTGTTTCTGGTCTGTTTTGCTTTCATTATTTAATGTACATCCAGTAAAGATTATCAGTtcattcttacacacacacacaatgtttttaTCTTTGTACTTCAAAAATTAATGTACAAAACTAATGGCATCTGAAACTGATAGACAATTTGGCAAGATGAATGGAACATTGATCTCAAGGCTGTTACTGCTAACAACAGTTTTATTCAAAAGTGTATCATTGTTCATTTGGTATTTATCAAATCAAGTGTCTGTATGTAAATATGAAGTGGATATATGCACTAAAAGTATATTTGCAGAGGAGCTATACAACTGTAAAATACTATTAACTCCTAGCAGATGGCTTATTTATGGATTTTGTTGGAGTGACCAAATCTGTGCTACTGCTGTGAGATCATACACAACCAGTCCAAATATATATGCACATAGTTGATGAATGAATTGGTTTCAAATAAATGAGTCACTTCCCATCATATAAATTTATCTTTCTCCAATATTAAGAAATATATCTATAAAAGATCTATAAAAGATCAAATTGTTTACATCAGATGCTGTGAGATAAGAACAAAAATCAGACACAAGAATGtggaaaaataatgaacagtaaCACTTTACTATGATGAAAATATCACAATGTTTTTGTGCTTGTGGAATCttattttaaatctttcaaTTTGAGACAAATACAAAGGCatattttttaacaaacacaaaagcATCTTGTGTCAGTAATTTATATAAAACTCAAGTGCCTCTGTTAAACTGAAAATCTCTACTTACAAAAAGCATTCTATCCAGAGCTGGATAATGAAGATACTCATTACATTATGAGTGATGTGCACTATGCGGccaaaaatatgtggacacctgaccataacaCACCATATGTGGATCTTCCCCAAATTGTTACCACAAAGTAATAGTACTTTTGAAAGCACACAattatgatatatttttatgctgtagcattatgtttccccttcactggaactaaggggcctaAACCTGTTCCTTCATGACAAtccccctgtgcacaaagtgaggcCCATTTAGACATGGTTTGCTGAggatggagtggaagaactcgagtgatctgtactgagtcctgacctgaaCCAGGCTTCCTCACACAATATCGGTGATGACCTTTCTAATGCTCATGTGGTTGAATGGACAAATCCTCAATAATGTTTCAGGATCTACTGAAAAGCCTTCACAAAAGCTTTTAACAGCCACACTGGGCCATATTAATAACCATGGCTTTGGAAAGATGTTCAACAAGAGCATTTAGCTGTGATGGTCTGGTGTTCACATACATTTGACCATGTAGTATATGTATTTTAATGCATATTAATTCTTGGCAAGTTCACCAAAATAATTCTCCAGGATGCCTTCAACATCCTCTTCCTTATAATCCTGTACCTGGAAGACAGAGCTGCCCAACTTGCCCTCAGCACCTCGTATCATTGCAGACAGCActaaaaaaacataacaaaaataatattaagtGGAGGacattaaataaacagagaTTTAAATGTTGGACTGGTGACTACTGGAGGCTAGAGAGACAGGTGCTAATGAGCTGTGAATTAGGCTTATATGTTCTGGACAACTGAAGGGGGCAAATATTAATGTAGTATGCCTTAATTTGACTTAAAGAATAATCAAATTACCTCTCTCTGATGAGGGTCGGAAAAGGCACAGAATCCTTTTTTTCATGGCCGTTGCTTGACCGATTTCATATCCCACACCCAAGGATGGTTGGGTTACTTCAGCAACTACAACTGGGAAGGTACACAAAAACATTAAGGATGATGCATATCAAAGTGTGCTTCATGTTCTTTTACTCCTGGAAAGGTAGGTTCCTGACTGTGTAGTATCTGcgtgttttgtattgtacagCATTGTTGATTTTGTAGTGTTAATTGGTAGTTTTATTCTAATTAGCTCATTTCTGATACAGTAAATGACACAATTTGACAGTTCAATTAACATAACATGGCAAATAACTGTTGGTGAaggtagttatttatttttaaaaaatcttcagTGAGCCTCAGATTCCAAAATCAAAACCTGTctcaccatcagactgagccaGCCATTCCATATCACGCTCATAGATAGCCTTGTCTCCTCCTAGTGTAGCATCCTCACCTGAATGAAGAGTAAATcagatttattcattaaaacaatAGTCCAGCCAAGTTTTGCACTGAAAATAATTGTTGTTAAGGAATAAAGGACACTTATAGATGCAGTGTGAGAATCATGcagacatacactgatcaggcataacattatgaccacctgcttaatattgcgTTGATCcgattttgctgccaaaatagccctgacccgtcgaggtatggactccactagatccctgtaggtgtgctgtggtatctggcatatctggcaagatgttagcagcagatcctttaaatcctgtaagttatGAAGTGGGGcttccatggatcggacttgtttgtccagcacatcccacagatgctcaaaatgattgagatctggggaatttggaggccaagtcaaacTTGTTGTTGAGCTCATCAAAatattcctgaaccatttttgctttgtggcacggtgcattatcctgctgaaagaggccacagccatcagggaatactgtttccctgaaagggtgtacatggtctgcaacaatgcttaggtaggtggtacatgtcaaagtaacatccacattgatggcagaacccaaggtttcccagcagaacattgcccaaagcatgacactgcctgcgctgacttgccttcttcccatagtgttAGTAGAAACatgctgttccttccttggaccacttttgatagatactgaccactgaagaccgggaacaccccacaagagctgcagttttggagatgctctgatccagtcatctagccatcacaatttgtcccttgtcaaaccctctcaaatccttacccttttgctaacacatcaactttgaggacagaatgctcacttgctgccaaatatatcccacccactaacaggtgccatgatgaggagataatcagtgttattcacgggacctgtcggtggtcataatgttatgcctgatcagtgtatctctAAATAGCCAAACAATAGCTTCAAACCATTTCAGTTCATCTCAAAACATTATTTTACAAGTTTCAGTAATCACATAAACTTATGTCAGCATACAGGATTTCTGAAACTGATAAAATCATTAGTAGTAAAaccaatacattttttttgtctctaatAAGCAAGCTACAGTCTCATTTTATACCTCATGGAAACATCACGGATATCATGAGgactgaaagaacaacaaaaaacgaAGAAGTTCTTTAAGATGACACAGAGAAATCAAACCTATTATATAGGTGGTCAttttaaagtggacagtgagtgtatgttcATGTTCAAAAGGTTGGTAAGAATAAACTGCTTTCAAACACATGAGAAACATGCTTaactggactggactggaccTGTCAGTCATTAAACTAGCATTTATTCCGTATCACAGAAACATGGTTACTTTTGTATTCATTCTCTCCAGCAAACTAAACACTACTAAAAAAAACTAATGATACTGTGACATTTCTATTCCTCAGATGAATAAAAACTCAAACCATACAAAATAACAAGCAATAACACAATTTATCTAGACACATTTTGTCAAAATGTCACAcatgttaatgtttttgttCTGGTGTAGTGGATCAATCCCTCAATACACAGCAAAACGACTGACTATGGGTTTCTTCTGTTTAATGGAGTTAAGTTAGTTATTGCTTCTGATTGTATTcctaagcagaaaaaaaaaacatttttgaggCTAGTCTTTACTGATTTAGACATGTAGCATAATATTCAACTGGACATCCGCTTCCATAACGTGTTGTAGAAGCTCCAGTGCAAAGCTGAAGACATAAACATGCCTTGGATTATCATGTATATCTGAAGTGAAGGGGAAACTGAGAGGTAAATTCTCCGGGCTGATGCTTTAGGGTGAGGGAATGAGAGtgttaattttgtgtgtgtgtgtgtgtgtgtgtgtgtgtaagaatgtaTAGATGCCTAGATGTCCTTTTGCACTGTAAAAGGTAACCCTTTATTTACCTTTCTCTGATATATCATCGTGGCTCACGTGCTCTGTCAAAACTTGTCCATAGTTCTGCAGTTTCTTCACGATTCTCTGATAAATCTTCAAATCCTGCCTTCCTCCCCTGATACTTCCACAAAAGTATATATACATCGCGTGCAATcttaaaaataacagcaaatgaaaaatatagcgttttctgtaaaataaaatgctgcTCTTAGGACACAAGGCTCCGTATGTCGGGTTTGTTGATGAGCGCCCCCTAGCGCCGAGTAAGCGCCATGGCTCCACATTACAAAGTATAAACCTCTTTTTGTGGAATCTTTTCATCCTTTCAGCTTTGTCTGAAAAAAAGTAACATTTAGCGATATATTAAACAGCATGGGAATTAGTAAAATCGTTAAATATTAATTGGTTTGGTTGGCGTGATGAAGAGACGTCACGGGCacgtaatttgtacacatttccGGTTCCGTGCGAAAGAAAAATGATTGAACTGCGTCTTACAGTGTTTGTTTATAGCGCTAAAGCAAATGACTGGGAAAGTGAAAATAGGTGAATCAAAAGTGTTTAAGATGGACACCAATGCTAGAGGTgtaaagtgaaataaatcagcctatattttgttgctttttcaCTGCTATTGAGTGAATGGAGTTGTATTCTCATAGCAGCCGGTTTAAGTGTTTCTCCATAATGATCCTCTCTGAAGGCGCTTGTCTAATCAGcttgtgaacattacctgaagttGCTggcctgtatctgtatgattttatgcattgcactgcggTGTTTTCCCCACAGTTCTGAAATAAACTTATGGTGATAGCCGGTGGAAAAGGCTGGCATTACCTGCATGCCTGGTTttagggcctccttttgtggcCACAATAGCATCAGATTGTCTTTAGAATGATAAAGTAGTTTCCTGATTTTAAAGCCATCCGTCTTTTTAGAATAGTGGCCTGGTCACTGCCTAATACTGATGGAGGAAAACATTTCTtcactcgctcctccaaaacaccccaaagtggcttaAAGATATTCAGATCTGGTTACTGTCCAGGCCATGAAAGATGTTCGACTTCACTCTGTCACCAgacttgctgtgtgtattggtgcttTATCATCCTGATACCTGGCACCAACGTCAGGGTACATTGTTTGAACCATTTAGGACAAGTAGTGGGCCTAAGGAATGGCATGAAATTGCAGACCAACCCATCACCAAATCAACCACTGTGCATCACTTTGTACATGCAAAAGTCCATACAGTAAgattctttggggcttctccacacagTAACTTTTCCAGATGGGGGAAAGagagtgaaggtggactcatcagagtaCAATACATCTTTCACATTTTTCACAGTCCGCTGCTGCTGGGACTATAGAAACCAAAGTTTGGCCATAGCAGCCTGACCCTGAATTTTGACTCTTGTGGAGCTACTGACAAACAGTTTTGATGGAAACAGGAGAGTCTAGGTGTGCTTTTAATGCtccagtgagttgggcagctgtggttttatgttttttctgACATCCCTTTCAGGCAGCTTCCTCTTACATCACCAGTTAcccctgttggatgtggttcgaaACTCATGGTGATATGTCGACATTACCCTGCATACCATGGCTCGTGATACtccacaaagacttgctgtcctGATCACAGAAGATCACACcaacattttgtcctcttttgaattCCTATATGTTTTCCTTTATGTTGTGTGGACTGCaatattttatgaatatttcTGCGATTGCTCTGCTAATTCAGCCTTCACACTCTGCTTTTACTTAATGAATGTGAAatcagtgaagcatggtgaagTTTAGTATGGTAATACCACCTTGGTGTGAATGAACAGTTACATCTGCATGGTTATGATTTATCGTGGGAACATAGGTGCACCTGGTGATTACCCTGCTTCTGTACATTTGGTATATTTAAACAGTACACAATCAAGCTTTGTGTAATGTACATGTAATTGTGGACAtactatattaataaataaagcagataaataaattagtCAAACTAGATAGAAATTCTAACATCCTACACAGGGTTAGTGATAGCTCTTCCAACATCAAGTCCCAAGAGTGATTTAGAGACAGGACTCAAGCCTTTTTCAgcagaaaatatttttacatattttgcaGAAAAGCCCACTGTTTGAACCATATATTCTAATCATGTAATGCTGCAGAGTTTGCAATATATTGTATCTAGTCTGGTTATGGCCTTGGATGATAGCCCATTAAAAAGGGCACTGCAGTAGTCAAGCCAGGATGTGATAAATGCATGGGCAAGAATTTCTTTAAGACTAACGATGTGACTGAGGAGAGCTATAGTGCAGAGGTGGGAAAAAACAGTATTCATGATGTGCTAATGTGATTGGTTTAAATGTGAGGGGGGATCAAAAGTAATATCTTGGTTCCTAACATTTTGAGAGGAAATGAGATGAATACATCAATGTCTACTATATTTTTATCAATTAACAAAGTGGAAAGTAAATGAATGGAAGAGAAATTCAAATCAGTACTTGGTGTGACCACCCTTTGCCTGCAAAACAGCATAAATTCTTCTTACATACATTCTTCTGACACACAGTTTTTAAAGGACCTTAGCAGGTAAGCTGTTCCAGACATCTTGAAAAACTAACCGCAGATCTTCTGAGAATGTGCCTCAaatccttctgtctcttcatgtaatcccTGGCAGACTCGTTGTTAAGATCAGGGATCAGGCATTGGCTGTAGAATAAATTTGGGGCCAATCAGATGCCTACCTGATGGTACTGGTTGATAGATAAGTATCTGCCAGTATTTTTCAGCATTGATGACACCATAAATCTTGACCAAATCTCCAACTTCATTTGCAGTAATGCACCCCAAAACTTGCAAGGAACCTCCATCACCGCTTAAGTGTTGCCTGCAGACACTCATTATTGTACTGCTCCCCAGCCCTTTGGCAAACAACCTCCTGTTACAGctaaatatttcagattttgtCTCCTCTGTCCAGAGCACCTGTTGCCATtgtacatgtgttcctaataGAGTGTTTGGAGAGTGTGTTATATATTGTGGCAGTTGGGAGGCAAGTCAAACTGGAAGGTACGCATAATGATTCTCAGCTGAGTAGTTTTACCACCAGGTCTAATTATTTGTGCAACTTTGTGCTTTCAGGGACTCCCGTAAAcagcaagggagagaga comes from the Hemibagrus wyckioides isolate EC202008001 linkage group LG03, SWU_Hwy_1.0, whole genome shotgun sequence genome and includes:
- the dlk2 gene encoding protein delta homolog 2, whose translation is QQAFLSTNPASLPACSSANVCEYTCLSCVGFTLRVFTVCLCGCVCVCGWVGICITLSSPEDSCTFLSQPSQASLHCIMIQRVTLTLLLWGSCGWLISNCEGQDLFPATTVANCSCKLGHGKCAEDGDCRCDPGWGGPFCQDCVRMPGCVHGSCHQPWQCTCMDGWTGRFCDKDIHVCENEMPCQNGATCFLNDAGEYNCLCPEGFHGKNCELKTGPCHKIKSPCKNGGLCEDLGGFAPELTCRCLVGFTGPRCETNMDDCLMRPCANGATCVDGVNRFSCLCPAGFTGRFCTVNLDDCASRPCLNGGRCIDRVTNFHCLCPAGYTGRTCEIPLPDKGLQTQAPHKDSFGWGGGGFPEISKLPHITPNKPHTYTTGNYSHGVTTSGDKGHLLKISVKEVVTQSAAAGLSEEHFLILLVLGGLTLAVVALTAGLVLRGHWQNICVCSHCRAPTSKQHSFQRCRMQQRHLAATQQDCKISFLHSADPPELEKKRLNTEVI
- the LOC131351224 gene encoding 2'-deoxynucleoside 5'-phosphate N-hydrolase 1-like yields the protein MYIYFCGSIRGGRQDLKIYQRIVKKLQNYGQVLTEHVSHDDISEKGEDATLGGDKAIYERDMEWLAQSDVVVAEVTQPSLGVGYEIGQATAMKKRILCLFRPSSERVLSAMIRGAEGKLGSSVFQVQDYKEEDVEGILENYFGELAKN